One genomic window of Coleofasciculaceae cyanobacterium includes the following:
- a CDS encoding GNAT family N-acetyltransferase, whose translation MYIEQNMRSEGAGTLLMNKLQQIADENNCTHLAWTADARNIRGLKFYRRLGAEVSEQKGDRCLFKWTRS comes from the coding sequence CTGTATATCGAGCAAAACATGAGAAGCGAAGGTGCAGGAACTTTATTAATGAATAAATTACAGCAAATTGCTGATGAGAATAACTGCACTCATTTAGCATGGACGGCAGATGCTAGAAATATTCGCGGATTAAAGTTTTATCGACGCTTGGGTGCTGAAGTTAGCGAACAAAAGGGCGATCGCTGTTTGTTTAAATGGACTCGATCATAA